The following proteins are co-located in the Deinococcus aquaedulcis genome:
- the rpsC gene encoding 30S ribosomal protein S3 — protein sequence MGNKINPNGFRLGITRGWNSRWYAGKKQYAGLLKEDEKIRKLVQRKLNAAGIARIEIERAGQQVNVIISAAKPGIVIGKGGESIKELRQDIERLVSAGTVAVNVAEIPNPNISAPLVALRIAEQIERRFAFRRAMKQAAQRVMESGARGVKIILAGRLGGAEQARTEMVREGRVPLHTLRADIDYGTARAETTYGSLGIKVMVFTGEVIGGRTETFARPQRRNDERRREDGDRPNRRRPAARRRPGGE from the coding sequence ATGGGCAACAAGATCAACCCCAACGGCTTCCGCCTCGGCATCACGCGTGGCTGGAACAGCCGCTGGTACGCCGGCAAGAAGCAGTACGCCGGCCTGCTGAAGGAAGACGAGAAGATCCGCAAGCTCGTGCAGCGCAAGCTGAACGCGGCTGGGATCGCCCGCATCGAGATTGAGCGCGCTGGCCAGCAGGTCAACGTGATCATCAGCGCGGCCAAGCCCGGCATCGTGATCGGCAAGGGCGGCGAGAGCATCAAGGAGCTGCGCCAGGACATCGAGCGTCTGGTGTCGGCCGGGACCGTGGCCGTGAACGTCGCGGAAATCCCCAACCCCAACATCAGCGCGCCCCTGGTGGCCCTGCGCATCGCCGAGCAGATCGAGCGCCGCTTTGCGTTCCGCCGCGCCATGAAGCAGGCCGCGCAGCGCGTGATGGAGTCGGGCGCCCGTGGCGTCAAGATCATCCTGGCCGGTCGCCTCGGCGGCGCCGAGCAGGCCCGTACCGAAATGGTGCGCGAAGGCCGCGTGCCCCTGCACACCCTGCGCGCCGACATCGACTACGGCACCGCCCGCGCCGAGACCACCTACGGAAGCTTAGGCATCAAGGTGATGGTCTTTACCGGTGAAGTCATCGGTGGCCGCACCGAAACCTTCGCGCGTCCCCAGCGCCGCAACGACGAGCGCCGCCGCGAAGACGGTGACCGTCCCAACCGCCGCCGCCCCGCCGCGCGGCGCCGCCCCGGAGGTGAATGA
- a CDS encoding 50S ribosomal protein L23 — MSHYDIIQAPVVSEKAYAGMERGVYSFWVSPKASKTEIKSAIQQAFGVTVIGISTMNVPGKRKRVGKFFGQRADRKKAIVRLAEGQTIAALEGQA; from the coding sequence ATGAGCCACTACGACATCATCCAGGCGCCTGTGGTGAGCGAGAAGGCGTACGCAGGCATGGAGCGCGGCGTCTACAGCTTCTGGGTCAGCCCCAAGGCCAGCAAGACGGAAATCAAGAGCGCCATTCAGCAGGCGTTCGGCGTGACCGTGATCGGCATCAGCACCATGAACGTGCCCGGCAAGCGCAAGCGCGTGGGCAAGTTCTTCGGACAGCGCGCCGACCGCAAGAAGGCCATTGTGCGTCTCGCCGAGGGCCAGACTATTGCCGCCCTTGAGGGCCAGGCCTAA
- the rplV gene encoding 50S ribosomal protein L22, whose translation MTAPEFRNKKQRKQEVKLRKPGYAVAKYVRMSPRKVRLVVDVIRGKSVRDAEDLLRFIPRAASEPVAKVLNSAKHNALHNDQMLEDRLVITAAYVDAGPTLKRLIPRARGSANIIKKRTSHITIIVGEKGAK comes from the coding sequence ATGACCGCTCCTGAATTCCGCAACAAGAAGCAGCGCAAGCAGGAAGTCAAGCTGCGTAAGCCCGGCTACGCCGTGGCCAAGTACGTGCGCATGAGCCCCCGCAAGGTGCGTCTCGTGGTGGACGTGATCCGTGGCAAGAGCGTGCGTGACGCCGAAGACCTGCTGCGCTTCATCCCCCGCGCCGCTTCCGAGCCTGTGGCCAAGGTGCTGAACAGCGCCAAGCACAACGCGCTGCACAACGACCAGATGCTCGAAGACCGTCTGGTGATCACCGCCGCCTACGTGGACGCGGGCCCCACCCTCAAGCGCCTGATTCCCCGGGCACGCGGCAGCGCCAACATCATCAAGAAGCGCACCAGCCACATCACCATCATCGTGGGCGAGAAGGGAGCCAAATAA
- the rplB gene encoding 50S ribosomal protein L2 gives MAVKKYRPYTPSRRQMTTADFSGLTKKRPEKALTEALPKTGGRNNRGRITSRFIGGGHKRLYRIIDFKRRDKAGVTAKVAAIEYDPNRSARIALLHYADGEKRYILAPEGLQVGATVNAGPEAEPKLGNALPLRFVPVGAVVHSVELVPGKGAQIARSAGTSIQVQGKERDYVILRLPSGELRRIHSECYATLGTVGNAEHKNIVLGKAGRSRWLGQKPHQRGSAMNPVDHPHGGGEGRTGAGRQPVSPWGQPAKGLKTRKKRKISDRFIITRRGGK, from the coding sequence ATGGCCGTCAAGAAATACCGTCCCTACACCCCCAGCCGTCGCCAGATGACGACTGCGGACTTCAGTGGACTGACCAAGAAGCGCCCCGAAAAGGCGCTCACCGAAGCGCTGCCCAAGACCGGTGGTCGCAACAACCGTGGCCGCATCACCAGCCGCTTTATCGGCGGGGGCCACAAGCGCCTGTACCGCATCATCGACTTCAAGCGCCGCGACAAGGCGGGCGTGACCGCCAAGGTCGCTGCCATTGAGTACGATCCCAACCGCAGCGCCCGCATCGCCCTGCTGCACTACGCCGACGGCGAGAAGCGCTACATCCTGGCGCCCGAAGGCCTGCAGGTCGGCGCCACCGTGAACGCTGGCCCCGAAGCCGAGCCGAAGCTGGGCAACGCGCTGCCCCTGCGCTTCGTGCCCGTGGGCGCCGTGGTGCACAGCGTGGAACTGGTCCCCGGGAAGGGCGCCCAGATCGCCCGCTCGGCCGGCACCTCCATTCAGGTGCAGGGCAAGGAGCGCGACTACGTGATCCTGCGCCTGCCCAGCGGCGAACTGCGCCGCATTCACTCCGAGTGCTACGCCACCCTGGGCACCGTGGGCAACGCCGAGCACAAGAACATCGTGCTGGGTAAGGCCGGCCGCAGCCGCTGGCTGGGCCAGAAGCCGCACCAGCGCGGCAGCGCCATGAACCCCGTGGATCACCCCCACGGCGGTGGTGAAGGCCGCACCGGCGCAGGCCGTCAGCCTGTCAGCCCCTGGGGTCAGCCCGCCAAGGGCCTGAAGACCCGCAAGAAGCGCAAGATCTCGGACCGCTTCATCATCACCCGCCGCGGCGGGAAGTAA
- the rpsS gene encoding 30S ribosomal protein S19, whose protein sequence is MPRSLKKGPFVDDHLLKKVDAQNERKDKRVIKTWSRRSTIVPEMIGHTIAVHNGKQHVPVFVSEQMIGHKLGEFSPTRNYRGHGADKNAKGSKKK, encoded by the coding sequence ATGCCCCGCAGCCTGAAAAAAGGCCCATTCGTGGATGACCACCTCCTGAAGAAGGTGGACGCCCAGAACGAGCGCAAAGACAAGCGCGTCATCAAGACCTGGAGCCGCCGCTCCACCATCGTGCCCGAGATGATCGGCCACACGATTGCTGTGCACAACGGCAAGCAGCATGTGCCGGTGTTCGTGTCCGAGCAGATGATCGGCCACAAGCTGGGTGAATTCAGCCCCACCCGCAACTACCGTGGCCACGGCGCCGACAAGAACGCCAAGGGGAGCAAGAAGAAATGA